A window of Glycine soja cultivar W05 chromosome 2, ASM419377v2, whole genome shotgun sequence genomic DNA:
GCAACAAGTGACAAATTGAAGTTGTTTTCTGGATCAAGAAGCCCTTGTATCAACAAGACAGGGGTAAGCTGCACCTGAAATCACTATATTAACTTAGTTTCACCTTTGCTAcattttagttaattattaGATGAAATTTTTTGACACCAAAGGGATCTGGCTTAGTTGATTGAATAAGGTGTGTGAGTATTATAAACTTTGCAATACCatgttaatttctaaaaaaaaatgaaattttgagaTAAGAGACTTCGTTTGAATAATCAAAAGAGTATAAGAATTAAATGCGAGCAATTGCAATGAAGGAGATTAAAACTGCATAGAGATCAAAAGTGCTACAATAGTTTTTTATTAGAATGAGAAGATATTGCAATGCTTGCCAAAGCTTCTTTGCAGGCCTAATTTTTATAAGAGAATAAGCACAAGTTGGCCGAAATCGTCTTTTGCATGTAGGGTCGGTCTAAAGGTAAAACATCTAAAACTTATGCTTTAGGTCtactaacaaaaatatatttgttattaatttttataaaataaaaaatgtcacaaatattaacaaaaatgttacatataatgaaaaaaaaaaacctcaacatataacttttttcttaaagtaatttttttttttgaatttgcttTAGGTTTCTCTCACCTTTGGACTGGTCCTGCTTGTATGCAGCCACTGCCgaatatttttgataaaaaagtattagttcattaatattattataatacatgTTCATGATTATAAGAAGTCATGGGTTTCGTAGGATGGTTTTTGTCAAATAAGTGAAAAAGAATTTAGTTGTTTACTGTTCCATTATGCTTTAAGTGAATTCTCTCAATTTTTTATCGGATTTATGTattcttttttctaaattaaacaaGGCAAGGAATAACTGTGTTTACTCTCAcataaattttacatattttaacacTTTTATTATTGGactcaaaagagtcacaatgaCCGGCCATGATAATAGTGGTTTtcttcaattgaaaaaaaaatgtcttatattaatttaaaatatgaccAGTATTAATTACATCTTTTTACAATACTGATATAAATTCgaagaaatattaattatctacatagtactattaattaaaataaaaatgttactgGACAAACCTTATTCCTACGTATGTATAGAGATCAGTTGGGTGATAACTTGAAGCACTTTTGATAGTAATACCATTTTGTCTGATCAGAGCTCCATTGTCCataccatttcttcttctttttgaaattaagaCCATGCCTGCCTCATTTGCTACCAGCTAACTTTTTTGCATACTTATTGTAGCGTCGTATTTACATATCTGGtgaagtaaaaatatttaaatatgttaataacTAATTAAGAACAAATCATCCATCAGTTGTATCTAGAAAGAACTGCCTCTAGCATGGATGCAATTGCAAGAGTTGCCACAGCAAGAAAAATGAGAATGTATATATTGTAGTTCCATGCTTAATGCCTTATAAAAGGACTTTGCCATCGAGCAAAGTTTAACAAACAActtcatgataaaataatatttctcttAACATTGTGGTCCAAGGCATAGGAATTGTGCCTAAAAAAAGGACATGAGAATTTTACCTAGGTGTAGCAGAAACCCTTGAGGGGTGGGAACCTCATCAACAGTAGGAGCAAGAACCTCAGGCTGAGGGGAAGAATCTTGAGAGGCAGCAAGAACCTCATCATGGAACTCTGGCATTCTTTCGTTTCCTTTTGTGGCTTTCTGGATTTTTCTATTAGTGATCCCTCCCAAGACTCTTGTAATGTTTTTCACAGCAAATCACACACGTGGGGTGCCAAAACCAGATCGTCCATAAGCCTCACTTTCGAAGGCACCCTCTTGGTTCCTCCGAAAAACGATTGATTCAATATCAGCTCTCTAATCTTAAGTGGCGCCAAATAACTATCTTCCTCCGCAGCCACACGTAGACCCATGTCGGACGAAGCCGCTGCTCCGCCTCTCTTTCTCCGTCCTCTGCGACGCCACCAACTCCTTCTCCACACGCCTCAGCCACAAGCGAATCGAGCGGCATTGGGCTGGCACTGGCGCACTGCGCCGCAGTGGAGGGCATGCAGGTCTCCATTCTCTGGCACGGTGCCAGAGAAGCTGGAGAAGGCATGCAACGCGATCCGCCTCGCCACGAGGATCAAGGTGGCAGCGTTTGTGGCAAACATGCAGGGCGTGGAGGAATCGTGCCACGCGTTCGCCACGGAAGCCAACAGGCCCTCAACGGCAAACATGGCAAACTTGGAGGGTGAGAAGAGGGAGACTaggaagttttttttaaaaaagaaattattagttaatgaaatataataatttaattttttttaaaaaattattagttaatgaaatataataatttaattttttaaaaaataaataataaataataacatgattttattttgactACGTGTTTATATTTAAACTTGATGATAACATTTTGTCTTTATCACATCATTTAATATAATGAGACTAAATATTAAATCTTATTACAgtgtgaaagaaaaaataagagtcgtgtaattttagaaataaataatgtcaatcaattacaaatcatttttatatgactttataaaataaaacaaacttatGGTACAAGGCAGATAATtgaatgattataaaaaaaaaaatattaacaatgtaTATATTGATTATTCTTAATTGCAAAAAGTCAATAATGTTAATACACGTGACCATTATAATTgtacaaagtaaaaaatatttacaatgtaaaagtattttaattaaattcaagacCATTATAATGTTAACTTTCATTACATGGCTAATTTTGGTTGTTGAGAATACACAAGGGAGGAAAATGTAGCTAGTAGAATCTTGGATTCACTGGCTCACTCTGTCCGCAAAACAAATCACTGGATATATTCACAAAGATGCATATATATAATGCAAAAACCAAAACAGTGGTGCAAAGGCTTAGAAGTTTCGGATCTGATTTATTACAATCTCTCTCGGGGATGCTGTACGAAGGGAACGTTGAAATTTGAGTTATTTACTACCTACAGGTTGCTCTTTGTTGAGATTGAGAGGTTTCTATTTTGGGTGTCAAGTATATTCTGTGAATCAATAAAATTGGAAGATTATGAAACACTCCCATCACCACCAAATAGACTTGAAAGTTTATGCAAATCATACTAATACTAGACTCTCTAAAAAGCGAAGTATAAGCTTAAATGGAACTAAAATTCGGGATTTCCTAAATGATTAGTTTGTGACAATCATTTTCACTTGCACcgaaagaaaaagatataacAATATTGACTCAAAAGATATCATTTACTGCAACAAACTCAATTGGAGTTAGAGTAAGAGAGACATCATATAATATGCAAAACTTTAAGAAAAAGGTTCATATCCTCAGCCAATTACATTTATTAAAAGTAGGGACTATGTCCCTGTGTTCCTTCGGCCAACACGAGCAACAAAACCAGCCTTGATTGGAGCAACTGATCTTCCTGATCCACactgaaagcaaaaaaaaaaaacagtattaTAGGATTTTTAATGACAGAACGCAGAATGCCCACAACACATTCACGTTTGGCAGTGCTGTTACCAGATATAAGACAAACGCAACTTTCAATCATTTTGGATCTCACTACTTTCACAAAATAAACAGTGATTCAAGAAGCATGCAAAAAATAATCCTTAAACATTAAGATAAAGTTCCATAATCCTTGACCACAAATTGAATGAactaccaaccaaaatcccttATAGACTAATTGatcataaataaaacaaaatattaaaagaaaccATCACCTTTGAGAGGAGCTTATCGCAAGGTGGGTAAGGGCAGACACTTGGCTTAAAAACTATAGGTACTAAAAGAGAACCAAGCAAAAGTGTATAAAAAATTCACCTTCTCACACCGGAGAAAGAAGAGACGATTCTCCTTTGTAAGTATAGTATCCGGACTCTTGCACCCAAGGCAAATAACGTATTCATCTGAAAAAAACAAAGAGGTATATCAACTTCAACTGATGGCCCGAAAATAGACAGAAAAGCAATAGCCAAGGGAGAATTTTTGAAGTTCATGTCTGCAAGGCTCACTCTGTTTCATACTTTCCAACCTATTTCTGAAACCACAACAgattatcaaatataaaaaacaaatacttactGACATATCGTCGCAGAATTCCTTCAAAGTTCTTTGGTGCAAACCTTCCCTTTACAACCAATCTCTGCTGTCCATCAAGGGAGCCACTTGTACCCAATTCAGCAAGCAAAAAAGCCATGACATGGTCTGGCTGCCGATGCATCCTATATAAGATTGTGTAAAAGTACATTAACAAGAGGGAAACATATATGATGTAAAATTACTTTCTTATATGTAGACAAATATGTCACGGGGGAACACATACAGTCAACAAAGGAATAAATAACCAATGGTAACAATCATTATTAGCTGAATAGAATCAACAGATTAGTAGAAATGTCTCAAACCTGGCAAAACCATGGTTTCTATCATATACAGTAAGAAAAGATTCTGTAACATACATCACAAAACAGCATGTCTACATTTCATTGAgtgaataacaaaaataaaagaaaatagagaaaagaCAGAAACAAGCCCAAGTGTTTTGTGAAACAACTTTCATCGCATTACTTTGTACTATTAAGCATtttgcataaaatattaaacatacGTTTTGCATAGATCCATAAAATTGACAAACACAGTTTTCTTTGTGCCCTCACGAAGAACTTGAGGAGGCCTCATAACTGTCCTTCGCCGATCTCCAGCTAGTTCTGGATTATTCTCACGTAGAATGTTAAACACCCTGCCAAGAAGCTGCACGGAAAAAGCATCAGAATAATGAAGAGAGATGTATGGTAGGCGAGACAGACAATTTACAAGGAAAGACATAacagtaaaatataaataacaattccATGCAGGTTTAAGGGTCAAGGTTTACCAAAACtgacatttttttatccaaGAAGGACAAAGTACTCACAATTTCCTGTATATTTAGATGCATCACCAAGGCACACATAAATCATTATATAAAATGCTatgttattaaaattttcaagcaTATAAAAGAACCTAAAGCATCAATACCCCCTAATATCATCAACCTTCTAAAAACAAATGAGAAGACACAGAAGGGCAGATGAACAAGACAAATatggataaaaattaaaatcagctCAGAAGCACTTTTCAACTAAGTGATAAGGACataatcaacataaaataaGTTTCCCATCGACATTTTCAATTGAGAGGACACTGTAGCAGTATAGCAGAAGAGTACTAAAAAACAACGAACCTCCTCATATTCATAATCACGATCACTCCCTTCCCAAGGATAGCGAGCCTCAGGAGCAACcacttctccttcatcatcttcaggGTGATCTAAAAGCGAAAAAGTATATCAAATATTCAGTGTTCGGTAACAAAAAAATCCCTTAAGATACTACTTGCAATCAGAACAATCACGAAGTCCACTATTGACACTAAATATTTACACAGGTATATGCTGCTCACCATCCAAATCTTCATTTGCATCTCCACTCTCATCATTCAAGTTACTCATTTCAACCTACAATCAAAAACATCAGGGGTCAAATTgcttccaaaaaaaaactagcTACATGAAAAACTCAAACTCTCAAGATCAAGAGATAGCAAATAGGATAAAGCATAAATATGACTTAcaggcttcttcttcttctttttcaaaccAGCAAATGCAGTCTCAACCCCCTCAGAAACTGCAAGTGAAAAATAAATGGGAATCATGCATAAGCACAGTTTGCAGATAGCACCAAAAACAAAACCACAAAAAGAAATTGCTTGTTTGATTTTGCATACCTGAGAGGTTTTCTGTCTTCTCAGCCAATTTCTCCACAGGGTCATCAGCAGGATCTACAATTgtaatcttcttcttcttcttcttcttggtaGGATCAAAAGGAACAATCTGTGATTTACAAATTAGGGCATCAGAAGATGATACTGCTACAACATACTAAAGTGGCAAGGAGGTTGGAGACCGAAATATGCAACAAAAGACCAtcataacaaataatttattggaACAGAACTTTTAAAACCCAATTTTATGGTACCTTACGCCCAATTAAGGAAAAACAGTGGGAAATCATTTACTTAAGTTACAGATAATTAACAGGGAAACGAACTCACTTCTGGAACCTCCTCCTTCATCTCATTTGGTGTTTCGTCGGCCATGATTGCTGcaacacaagtaatataaagTTCGTACATGATCGgagaaatagaaaaagatataaaaaaaagtagggATAAAAGGGAAAGACGTAGAAGATTAAGGAAACATATTACTAAATCAtactttttccaaaaaaaattttttaaaaaaaacagcatcaattatcaattatagGGAAACGAATAGCACTATTAGTTTCTATCAGGGAAAAgtcccaaactcgaaaatgtTATATATCAGTATCaataatccaaaataaaaaggaaaaataagttaaaaagaaaaaacgcaAGAGAACCTTGCTAATTGAACAGTTGAATACTAAAACGAAACAAATTGTACAACCTGACTTAACACAACAAAAAAGCAGAACCTCAATTGTGAATGTGCAAAAATCTTACGCTACTTCAAAACAACAACATTATCAAATCCAGAACGAGTAGCAGGAGGAACTATCAACTA
This region includes:
- the LOC114397302 gene encoding eukaryotic translation initiation factor 2 subunit beta-like, producing the protein MADETPNEMKEEVPEIVPFDPTKKKKKKKITIVDPADDPVEKLAEKTENLSVSEGVETAFAGLKKKKKKPVEMSNLNDESGDANEDLDDHPEDDEGEVVAPEARYPWEGSDRDYEYEELLGRVFNILRENNPELAGDRRRTVMRPPQVLREGTKKTVFVNFMDLCKTMHRQPDHVMAFLLAELGTSGSLDGQQRLVVKGRFAPKNFEGILRRYVNEYVICLGCKSPDTILTKENRLFFLRCEKCGSGRSVAPIKAGFVARVGRRNTGT